In a genomic window of Streptomyces roseoviridis:
- a CDS encoding ketopantoate reductase family protein: MRILVVGAGATGGYFGAVLARAGQDVTFLVRPGRAAALRRRGLRVVDGDEVWRLDPALVTAEELAAAPTPYDLVLLSVKATALDAAIADLAPAVGPDTAIVPQLNGLAHIDALAARFGAERVLGGVAKVVTTLDGDGDILRLAPLAQFALGELDGSVSPRVEEIRKVFADAGIDARVPADVVTALWHKWVFITTIGGLTALMRGTVGEVNAAPGGTELATALLDEAAAVSAAAGHAVPEDERRASLDVVTAAGSPIVPSLYRDLAAGRPTEVEHLFGDLTARARALGVPTPLLDLATLHLRVHQARVTA, encoded by the coding sequence ATGAGGATCCTGGTCGTCGGCGCCGGTGCCACCGGTGGCTACTTCGGAGCCGTGCTCGCCCGCGCCGGACAGGACGTGACCTTCCTCGTCCGGCCGGGGCGCGCCGCCGCCCTGCGTCGGCGGGGCCTGCGGGTCGTGGACGGGGACGAGGTGTGGCGACTGGACCCCGCGCTCGTCACCGCGGAGGAACTCGCGGCCGCGCCCACGCCGTACGACCTGGTGCTGCTCTCGGTGAAGGCCACCGCCCTCGACGCCGCCATCGCCGACCTCGCCCCGGCCGTCGGGCCGGACACGGCGATCGTGCCGCAGCTCAACGGCCTCGCCCACATCGACGCGCTCGCCGCCCGCTTCGGTGCGGAGCGGGTGCTCGGCGGGGTCGCGAAGGTCGTCACGACCCTCGACGGGGACGGCGACATCCTGCGGCTCGCCCCGCTGGCGCAGTTCGCGCTCGGTGAGCTGGACGGCAGCGTGTCGCCCCGCGTGGAGGAGATACGGAAGGTGTTCGCCGACGCGGGCATCGACGCGCGCGTGCCGGCCGACGTCGTCACCGCGCTGTGGCACAAGTGGGTCTTCATCACCACGATCGGTGGCCTGACGGCCCTGATGCGGGGCACGGTCGGCGAGGTCAACGCGGCACCGGGGGGTACGGAGCTGGCGACCGCCCTGCTCGACGAGGCGGCCGCCGTGTCGGCCGCCGCCGGCCACGCCGTACCGGAGGACGAGCGGCGGGCGAGCCTGGACGTGGTGACGGCCGCCGGGTCGCCGATCGTGCCCTCGCTCTACCGTGACCTCGCGGCGGGGCGGCCCACCGAGGTCGAGCACCTCTTCGGCGACCTGACGGCCCGGGCCCGCGCCCTCGGCGTGCCCACGCCCCTGCTGGACCTGGCGACCCTGCACCTGAGGGTCCACCAGGCCCGGGTCACCGCCTGA
- a CDS encoding ROK family transcriptional regulator, protein MTSPRHPPQPSAPKADKAGVRRHNLSLVLRTVHESGETTRAAVAARVGLTRAAVSSLVEQLLERGLLVESGKTFSGQAGRPGTVLRPAATGPAGLGVELNVDYVSVCVADLAGADRVRRTVRLDNRALAPVEVLRRAAAIAAEVLAEAAERDLRPIGVRLALPGLVSGGTVQQAPNLGWNRVDADALFARALGAARPSGAPALPVASDNEANVAALAELWFGGLGDIRSFLHVTGEIGVGGALILDGELLRGAHGFAGEIGHLTVVPDGPRCRCGSNGCLERYAGQSALLRAAGAPGVDALVRRAEEGEARTLAALGQAGRMLGVAVSGAVNLLDPQAVVLGGIYPRLMPWLAPAAEAELAVRVVSGLWAPAKGRLRAATGTADAARGAAALVVRDVLADPQAYGG, encoded by the coding sequence ATGACCAGTCCGCGACACCCCCCGCAGCCCTCGGCGCCCAAGGCCGACAAGGCGGGCGTGCGCCGGCACAACCTGAGCCTGGTGCTGCGCACCGTGCACGAGAGCGGCGAGACGACCCGCGCCGCCGTCGCGGCCCGCGTCGGCCTCACCCGGGCCGCCGTCTCCTCGCTCGTCGAACAGCTCCTGGAACGGGGGCTCCTCGTCGAGTCCGGCAAGACCTTCAGCGGCCAGGCGGGCCGCCCCGGCACCGTCCTGCGGCCCGCCGCCACCGGACCCGCGGGACTGGGCGTCGAGCTCAATGTCGACTACGTGAGCGTGTGCGTGGCCGACCTCGCCGGCGCCGACCGGGTCCGCCGCACCGTACGGCTCGACAACCGCGCCCTCGCCCCGGTCGAGGTGCTGCGCCGGGCCGCCGCCATCGCCGCCGAAGTGCTCGCTGAGGCCGCCGAACGCGACCTGAGGCCCATCGGCGTACGGCTCGCGCTGCCCGGCCTGGTCTCCGGCGGCACCGTCCAGCAGGCCCCCAACCTCGGCTGGAACCGGGTCGACGCGGACGCCCTGTTCGCCCGCGCGCTCGGCGCGGCCCGGCCCTCCGGCGCCCCCGCCCTCCCCGTCGCCTCCGACAACGAGGCCAACGTCGCCGCGCTGGCCGAGCTGTGGTTCGGCGGCCTCGGCGACATCCGCAGTTTCCTGCACGTCACGGGCGAGATCGGCGTCGGCGGCGCCCTGATCCTGGACGGCGAACTCCTGCGCGGCGCCCACGGGTTCGCCGGCGAGATCGGCCACCTCACCGTCGTGCCCGACGGCCCGCGCTGCCGCTGCGGGTCCAACGGCTGCCTCGAACGGTACGCGGGACAGTCCGCGTTGCTGCGCGCCGCCGGGGCGCCCGGCGTCGACGCCCTCGTGCGCCGCGCGGAGGAAGGCGAGGCGCGCACCCTCGCCGCGCTCGGCCAGGCCGGCCGGATGCTCGGCGTCGCCGTCTCCGGCGCGGTCAACCTGCTCGACCCGCAGGCCGTGGTCCTCGGCGGCATCTACCCGCGCCTGATGCCCTGGCTCGCCCCGGCCGCGGAGGCGGAGCTCGCCGTGCGGGTCGTCTCCGGCCTCTGGGCCCCCGCCAAGGGCCGGCTCCGGGCCGCCACCGGCACCGCCGACGCGGCCCGCGGCGCCGCCGCCCTGGTGGTCCGCGACGTCCTGGCCGACCCGCAGGCGTACGGCGGCTGA
- a CDS encoding alpha-mannosidase: MHDDRSLVESRLKRVLDERIRPAVHPASVPLQAGIWTAPGEPVPVAEGLAAPRTPVAVGDAWGAPWGTSWLTVSGTVPEEWAGRTVEALIDLGFDANMPGFQCEGLVYRPDGSPVKGLNPRNQWVRIASPAAGGEEVLLHVEAASNPVILDYHPFLPTELGDKDTAGDRPQYRLARLDLAVFDQTVWELVADLEVLGELMAELPVEGARRWDILRAVERALDAVDLQDVGGSAARARAELAGVLSAPAEPSAHRISAVGHAHIDSAWLWPLRETVRKVARTTANMTALLEDEPDFVYTMSQAQQYAWIKEHRPEVYARVKKAVAEGRFVPAGGMWVESDTNMPSSEAMARQFVHGKRFFLDEFGIENQEAWLPDTFGFAGGLPQIIKEAGSKWLLTQKISWSQVNSFPHHTFWWEGVDGTRIFTHFPPIDTYNCSMQGKEIAHAVRNFKDKGRASHSIAPTGWGDGGGGTTREMIAKAARLRDLEGSARVRWERPAEFFAKAQAEYPQPPVWVGELYLELHRATLTSQARTKQGNRASENLLREAELWAATAAVRAGLPYPYEELDRIWKTVLLHQFHDILPGSSIAWVHREAERTYAAVAEELTAIVDRAQRALAGPGDSEVVFNGAPHARAGVPAGGARRAGTLPAAGDRCTLEAADGGGHVLDNGLLRVTVDARGLVVSVVDLGTGRETIAPGAAANLLQLHPDFPNMWDAWDVDRFYRNTVTDLTALDELAVTADGPEAVAVRVTRTFGSSTAVQTVTLTAGAKRLDLDTEVDWHETEKFLKAAFPLDLHTDRYASETQFGHLYRPTHTNTSWEAAKFEACNHRFTHFEEPGWGVALVTASTYGHDVTRTVRPEDHGTTTTVRASLLRAPRFPDPRTDQGRHRFRHALVPGADIGDAVREGYRINLPERRVPGGADVAPLVTVDDDAVVLSAVKLADDGSGDVVVRLYESRGGRARPRLTAGFPLAAARPCDLLERPREGALPVQADGVAVDLRPFQLVTLRLTRA, from the coding sequence ATGCATGACGACCGCAGCCTCGTCGAATCCCGGCTCAAGCGGGTCCTCGACGAACGGATCCGCCCCGCCGTCCACCCCGCCTCCGTGCCCCTCCAGGCCGGGATCTGGACCGCCCCGGGCGAACCCGTACCCGTCGCCGAGGGCCTCGCCGCGCCCCGTACCCCCGTCGCCGTCGGCGACGCGTGGGGCGCGCCCTGGGGGACCAGCTGGCTCACCGTCTCCGGCACCGTGCCCGAGGAGTGGGCGGGCCGCACCGTCGAGGCCCTGATCGACCTCGGCTTCGACGCCAACATGCCCGGCTTCCAGTGCGAGGGCCTGGTCTACCGCCCCGACGGCAGCCCGGTGAAGGGACTCAACCCGCGCAACCAGTGGGTGCGGATCGCCTCCCCCGCGGCGGGCGGCGAGGAGGTGTTGCTGCACGTCGAGGCCGCGTCCAACCCGGTCATCCTCGACTACCACCCCTTCCTGCCCACCGAGCTCGGCGACAAGGACACCGCGGGCGACCGGCCGCAGTACCGCCTCGCCCGCCTCGACCTCGCCGTCTTCGACCAGACGGTCTGGGAACTCGTCGCCGACCTGGAGGTCCTCGGCGAGCTCATGGCCGAACTGCCCGTCGAGGGCGCCCGTCGCTGGGACATCCTGCGCGCCGTCGAACGCGCCCTCGACGCCGTCGACCTCCAGGACGTCGGCGGCAGCGCCGCCCGGGCCCGCGCCGAACTGGCCGGCGTCCTCTCCGCCCCCGCCGAACCGTCCGCCCACCGCATCAGCGCCGTCGGCCACGCCCACATCGACTCCGCCTGGCTCTGGCCGCTGCGCGAGACCGTGCGCAAGGTGGCGCGCACCACCGCCAACATGACCGCCCTCCTGGAGGACGAGCCCGACTTCGTCTACACGATGTCCCAGGCCCAGCAGTACGCCTGGATCAAGGAGCACCGGCCGGAGGTGTACGCCCGGGTGAAGAAGGCCGTCGCCGAGGGCCGCTTCGTCCCGGCCGGCGGCATGTGGGTCGAGTCCGACACCAACATGCCCTCGTCCGAGGCGATGGCCCGTCAGTTCGTGCACGGCAAACGGTTCTTCCTCGACGAGTTCGGCATCGAGAACCAGGAGGCATGGCTCCCCGACACCTTCGGCTTCGCCGGCGGACTCCCGCAGATCATCAAGGAGGCCGGTTCGAAGTGGCTCCTCACCCAGAAGATCTCCTGGAGCCAGGTCAACTCCTTCCCCCACCACACCTTCTGGTGGGAGGGCGTCGACGGCACCCGGATCTTCACCCACTTCCCGCCGATCGACACCTACAACTGCTCCATGCAGGGCAAGGAGATCGCCCACGCCGTACGGAACTTCAAGGACAAGGGCCGCGCCTCGCACTCCATCGCCCCCACCGGCTGGGGTGACGGGGGCGGCGGCACCACCCGCGAGATGATCGCCAAGGCGGCCCGGCTGCGCGACCTGGAGGGCTCCGCCCGGGTGCGCTGGGAGCGGCCCGCCGAGTTCTTCGCCAAGGCCCAGGCGGAGTACCCGCAACCACCGGTGTGGGTGGGGGAGCTGTACCTGGAGCTGCACCGGGCGACCCTGACCAGCCAGGCCCGCACCAAGCAGGGCAACCGGGCGAGCGAGAACCTGCTGCGGGAGGCCGAACTGTGGGCCGCCACCGCCGCCGTGCGGGCCGGTCTCCCCTACCCGTACGAGGAACTGGACCGCATCTGGAAGACGGTGCTGCTCCACCAGTTCCACGACATCCTGCCCGGCTCGTCGATCGCATGGGTGCACCGCGAGGCCGAACGCACCTACGCCGCCGTCGCGGAGGAGCTCACCGCGATCGTCGACCGGGCCCAGCGCGCCCTCGCGGGCCCGGGGGACTCCGAGGTGGTCTTCAACGGTGCCCCGCACGCCCGAGCCGGAGTGCCGGCCGGCGGGGCCCGCCGCGCCGGCACCCTGCCCGCCGCCGGCGACCGCTGCACCCTGGAGGCCGCCGACGGCGGCGGCCACGTCCTCGACAACGGGCTGCTCCGGGTGACCGTGGACGCCCGCGGGCTCGTCGTCTCGGTCGTCGACCTCGGCACCGGACGCGAGACGATCGCCCCCGGCGCCGCCGCCAACCTGCTCCAGCTCCACCCCGACTTCCCCAACATGTGGGACGCCTGGGACGTCGACCGCTTCTACCGCAACACCGTCACCGATCTCACCGCCCTCGACGAGCTGGCCGTCACCGCCGACGGCCCCGAGGCCGTCGCCGTCCGCGTCACCCGCACCTTCGGCTCCTCCACGGCCGTCCAGACCGTCACCCTCACCGCCGGCGCCAAGCGGCTCGACCTCGACACCGAGGTCGACTGGCACGAGACCGAGAAGTTCCTCAAGGCCGCCTTCCCGCTGGACCTGCACACCGACCGGTACGCCTCCGAGACCCAGTTCGGCCACCTCTACCGCCCCACCCACACCAACACCAGCTGGGAGGCCGCCAAGTTCGAGGCGTGCAACCACCGGTTCACCCACTTCGAGGAGCCCGGCTGGGGCGTCGCCCTCGTCACCGCCTCGACGTACGGCCACGACGTCACCCGGACCGTACGGCCCGAGGACCACGGCACCACGACCACCGTCCGGGCCTCGCTGCTGCGCGCGCCCCGCTTCCCCGACCCGCGCACCGACCAGGGCCGCCACCGCTTCCGGCACGCCCTCGTGCCCGGTGCGGACATCGGCGACGCGGTCCGCGAGGGCTACCGGATCAACCTGCCTGAGCGGCGCGTGCCCGGCGGCGCCGACGTGGCGCCTTTGGTGACCGTGGACGACGACGCCGTCGTCCTCAGCGCCGTCAAACTGGCCGACGACGGCAGCGGCGACGTCGTGGTCCGCCTCTACGAGTCGCGCGGCGGCCGCGCCCGCCCCCGCCTCACCGCCGGCTTCCCCCTCGCCGCCGCCCGCCCCTGCGACCTCCTGGAACGCCCCCGGGAGGGCGCGCTCCCGGTGCAGGCCGACGGGGTGGCCGTGGACCTGCGGCCCTTCCAGCTGGTCACCCTGCGCCTGACCCGCGCCTGA
- a CDS encoding helix-turn-helix domain-containing protein, with protein MTLPRDYSGQSCALSRAMEVVGERWTLLIVRDAFHGVRRFGEFAAHLSVPRAVLTDRLATLTGAGVLERRPGTGRREVYGLTPKGIALWPAVRALVEWGERFYPADGGPRRVYRHAADDAPVPADGACTGCGTLVPVGDLLVTPGPGAAPAGPDADPVTVALARPHRLLTPLLPHPDHREVVQP; from the coding sequence ATGACACTTCCTCGTGACTACAGCGGGCAGAGCTGCGCCCTGTCCCGCGCGATGGAGGTCGTGGGCGAGCGCTGGACGCTGCTGATCGTGCGGGACGCCTTCCACGGGGTCCGCCGCTTCGGCGAGTTCGCCGCGCACCTCTCGGTGCCGCGGGCCGTCCTCACCGACCGCCTCGCGACCCTCACCGGGGCCGGCGTCCTGGAGCGCCGCCCCGGCACCGGCCGGCGCGAGGTGTACGGGCTCACCCCCAAGGGCATCGCCCTCTGGCCCGCCGTCCGCGCGCTCGTCGAGTGGGGCGAGCGGTTCTATCCGGCGGACGGCGGTCCGCGCCGCGTCTACCGGCACGCCGCCGACGACGCCCCCGTCCCGGCCGACGGCGCCTGTACGGGCTGCGGCACGCTCGTCCCGGTGGGCGACCTCCTCGTCACCCCGGGCCCGGGGGCCGCTCCCGCCGGACCGGACGCCGATCCGGTGACGGTGGCCCTGGCCCGGCCGCACCGGCTGCTCACCCCGCTCCTCCCCCACCCCGACCACAGAGAGGTCGTACAGCCATGA
- a CDS encoding DUF350 domain-containing protein, whose translation MTDIVNGLGRTAAYGALGVVLLILGIVLVDLLTPGKLGRQIWEDRNRNAAVLLSSALLGIGGIVFTSIWTTYEDFGKGLVSTAAFGLLGLAMMAVAFWVVDLVTPGKLGKTLVDPEPHPAVWVTASCNLAVAAVMSASIA comes from the coding sequence ATGACCGACATCGTCAACGGCCTGGGCCGGACGGCGGCCTACGGCGCCCTCGGCGTCGTCCTGCTGATCCTCGGCATCGTCCTGGTCGACCTCCTGACGCCCGGCAAGCTCGGCCGGCAGATCTGGGAGGACCGCAACCGCAATGCGGCGGTCCTGCTGAGCTCCGCGCTCCTGGGCATCGGAGGCATCGTCTTCACCTCGATCTGGACGACGTACGAGGACTTCGGCAAGGGCCTGGTGTCCACGGCCGCCTTCGGGCTGCTCGGACTCGCGATGATGGCGGTGGCGTTCTGGGTGGTGGACCTGGTCACGCCGGGCAAGCTGGGCAAGACGCTGGTCGACCCGGAGCCGCACCCGGCGGTATGGGTCACGGCCTCCTGCAACCTCGCGGTGGCGGCCGTCATGTCCGCCTCCATCGCCTGA
- a CDS encoding WGR domain-containing protein, which yields MTTKTYLELSQDGGGAHKFYEVTVDGTVVSVRYGRIGAAGQTQTSTFATVEKARAAAAKKIGEKVRKGYAPAVQGQRAPRAVTRRAVSSAPSTARSVAPVLWRFRTGSAAFGIHVDDERCWVGNQAGEVFTLGHSGEVQARFSLPDGVKCLVADDFWIYAGCDDGRVYDLSSKLPFAAYDIAADVDIFWLDIHEGVLNVADRSGRLTVIDHEDEHQWARSGPGEHAWMVRADSHAVYYGDSRGVTAYAPDGGGELWHTAADGGVLFGWQEDASVYAGTARRKVHRLAKKDGRTEAVYGCDSPVYSCATSPGGRFVFAGDNASSVYCFAEDGTRLWKLGTGGGSALSMQYRDERLYLVTTDGSLLCVDASEAAIAAAQQGTVPVAQDIKLAAALPTYAPATTVAAVDAVRAVPAGSVVVECVQEGGRTRVHVVTEGYESGWNVQFPRAIREPGARYVVDALHPASGGFYRVRGDIRRLL from the coding sequence ATGACGACGAAGACCTATCTCGAGCTGTCCCAGGACGGCGGCGGCGCGCACAAGTTCTACGAGGTGACCGTCGACGGCACGGTGGTGTCGGTCCGTTACGGGCGGATCGGCGCGGCCGGCCAGACGCAGACCTCGACCTTCGCGACGGTCGAGAAGGCCCGGGCAGCGGCGGCGAAGAAGATAGGCGAGAAGGTCCGCAAGGGGTACGCGCCGGCCGTCCAGGGGCAGCGCGCCCCGCGCGCCGTGACCCGCCGCGCGGTCAGCTCCGCGCCCTCGACGGCCCGTTCCGTCGCGCCCGTCCTGTGGCGCTTCCGCACCGGCTCGGCGGCCTTCGGCATCCACGTCGACGACGAGCGCTGCTGGGTCGGCAACCAGGCGGGCGAGGTCTTCACCCTCGGCCACAGCGGCGAGGTGCAGGCCCGCTTCAGCCTGCCCGACGGCGTCAAGTGCCTGGTCGCCGACGACTTCTGGATCTACGCGGGCTGTGACGACGGCCGGGTGTACGACCTGTCGTCCAAGCTGCCCTTCGCCGCGTACGACATCGCCGCCGACGTGGACATCTTCTGGCTCGACATCCACGAGGGCGTGCTGAACGTGGCCGACCGCTCCGGCCGGCTCACCGTCATCGACCACGAGGACGAGCACCAGTGGGCGCGTTCCGGCCCCGGCGAGCACGCCTGGATGGTCCGCGCCGACTCCCACGCCGTCTACTACGGCGACAGCCGGGGCGTCACCGCCTACGCCCCCGACGGCGGCGGCGAGCTGTGGCACACCGCCGCGGACGGCGGGGTGCTCTTCGGCTGGCAGGAGGACGCGTCCGTCTACGCGGGCACGGCCCGCCGCAAGGTGCACCGCCTGGCCAAGAAGGACGGCCGGACCGAGGCGGTCTACGGCTGTGACAGCCCCGTCTACTCCTGCGCGACCTCGCCCGGCGGCCGGTTCGTCTTCGCCGGTGACAACGCCTCGTCCGTCTACTGCTTCGCCGAGGACGGCACCCGGCTGTGGAAGCTGGGCACGGGCGGCGGCTCGGCCCTCTCCATGCAGTACCGCGACGAGCGGCTGTATCTGGTCACCACCGACGGCTCGCTGCTGTGCGTGGACGCGAGCGAGGCGGCCATCGCCGCCGCCCAGCAGGGCACCGTCCCGGTCGCCCAGGACATCAAGCTCGCCGCGGCGCTCCCCACCTACGCCCCTGCGACCACCGTCGCCGCCGTCGACGCGGTCCGTGCCGTCCCGGCCGGCTCGGTCGTCGTCGAGTGCGTCCAGGAGGGCGGCAGGACCCGCGTCCACGTGGTGACCGAAGGCTACGAGTCCGGGTGGAACGTGCAGTTCCCGCGCGCCATCCGGGAGCCCGGCGCACGCTATGTGGTCGACGCCCTGCACCCGGCCTCCGGCGGCTTCTACCGGGTCCGCGGCGACATCCGGCGGCTGCTGTGA
- a CDS encoding HdeD family acid-resistance protein — MAQTHGRQTRTGPTRTGPSHAGPSPDAREDLPPGPLGALAGSAWQALLLAGVAALVLGVLVLVWPGASLVAAGVLFGLYLLFSGVLQLVAAFGTHTRTSLRVLAFVSGALSILLGLFCFRGAMQSILLLALWIGIGWLFRGITQTVAAASDPAMPARGWQVFLGIVSALAGAVLIVSPLESAAVLTLLGGIWLIAVGAAEIATALQVRSRAKRIPPGV; from the coding sequence ATGGCACAGACGCATGGAAGACAGACGCGGACCGGACCGACGCGGACGGGGCCGTCGCACGCGGGGCCGTCGCCGGACGCCCGGGAGGACCTGCCGCCCGGGCCGCTCGGCGCGCTGGCCGGCAGCGCCTGGCAGGCGCTGCTGCTCGCCGGCGTCGCCGCCCTCGTACTCGGCGTGCTCGTGCTGGTGTGGCCGGGTGCCTCGCTGGTCGCGGCGGGTGTCCTGTTCGGCCTGTACCTGCTGTTCAGCGGTGTACTGCAACTGGTCGCGGCCTTCGGTACGCACACGCGCACCTCGCTGCGGGTGCTGGCCTTCGTCAGCGGCGCCCTGTCCATCCTGCTCGGCCTGTTCTGCTTCCGGGGCGCGATGCAGTCGATCCTGCTGCTCGCGCTGTGGATCGGCATCGGCTGGCTGTTCCGGGGGATCACGCAGACGGTGGCGGCCGCCTCCGACCCGGCGATGCCGGCCCGTGGCTGGCAGGTCTTCCTGGGGATCGTGAGCGCGCTCGCCGGTGCGGTGCTCATCGTCTCGCCGCTCGAGTCGGCGGCGGTGCTGACCCTGCTGGGCGGGATCTGGCTGATCGCGGTCGGAGCGGCGGAGATCGCGACCGCGCTCCAGGTGCGCTCGCGCGCCAAGCGCATCCCGCCGGGCGTCTGA